The nucleotide window tctcatttatggactaagtgtcccaaaatcttcgaaactcaaaaccaaacatcccgacaaatcaaaatagcagaaacaaacatgggaaaagcagttaatagaagatcggggcgttaattattaaaatgaccgaccgggtcgttacattatcgaAGACTTCGAACAGATGTCTATTAGAAGCAAGTAGCGTGGATTTGCAGGCTGTTTTTTTCTCTTCAATTTAATAGGTTAAGGGTAATTTAGTAATTTAAGTTTCAAGTTAGGAGCatcatatttttaatataatatagattaacTTAATGTTCACTTGAAATTTTATTCCCATCGAATAGCTGGAGCACGCTGGTTTCAAACTCTTACACGTGCACACGTCACAATCTTAGAGGTAGATAGCCATAGATATGTTGTTTGTTCACAAGTAACACAAGAAGGTAACAGTTTCTAATTGCGAGAAAATAAGATGGACTGCCTTTACCCGACTCAATTGTATGGGCTAAAATTGATTAGCGATAGGTGGATGAGCGACAAGTTGACACGTGAAAGCAAGGACAAATAAGGTATGAGTTGCTGGCATCGGTTACAAACATGTGACCGGTGTTGGGTAAATTCCGAGGACAGCAAAACCGAGGACGAAGATTTGAAAGGATTACATCGTTCGGGAAATATTGCATTCAATGAGTAGTCGTTACAAAAGATTTTATCATTTATATCCATTTGTTATTCGGCCATCAAGAGGGGTTTTATTCGTATTAAAAAGGActtgatttggggatcttgtctcccaaaatatagctataaataagagaatttgtatcCACGGCACAAAAGCTAAAATCTGCTCTTATTCTATAAAACTATTCTCTCTTTAGTTCTTAATATTGCTCTTACTACTTCTTCCGGAGAAGCTAAGTTCACAACCAAGCTATTTTAACAATCTTTTTTCTGTTCTTATTTCATAttcttggatcaaattaattcacatGCTTATAAACCAcattacaaattcaactgtacgaTTTTACGAGTAAACTTCAATacgagaaaaagaaaaacagcGGTACTTCGGATGTTTGCTCGCTTTTATACAATTGTTGGCAGAAATTTTATGCAAAGTAAGGCTCAGATAAATTCAATGTAATCCGTGGCTCTTGTAGGGATACTTTCAGCTTTTTCAAGGAAAATGAGTGGAACTGTAAAATAGACCAAGAGGAATCTTACAATCGATCAATATGCAGACTGATATATGCCTTCTGCGCACATTAGACAGTAAGATGCATCCAACCCACGCCATACAGCGATTGGTTGAGGGAGTTGCTAGATCCTCAAAGGTCAATCATACAACTTTGACTGATTCCATTGCATTGCCCAGAAGAAGGGGACTACAAAACATTAACCATCTAAGAGAAGGTTTAGGAGATGCCAAATGTACATCAAAACAAGTTGTAGCTGTTTTCATCCATCAGTCCCACGCTAATTTTAGCAATCTAATTACAGTTAGAGGCCACTACAACACTCAACATTGGCTAGAGGTTGACAAAAATTCTCAGCGCCCGCAAAGTTAGAACATTTGAACCTTGGAAGGAACCTCCCCAGAACAAATAGTTACAGCTGTCTTGGAGAATGTTCCACAAGTACTTCCACACGCTCTACATTTCCGTGACTGTCAGGTCCTGATGCTAGGGCTCCGTTCTCAACTCTTGTTTGAGCAGCAGCTGCATTTACCTCACTACTTGAGCCAGCATCCTCTGTGCGCACAGGGCGAAGAAAACCTTGCAACCTCAGCAGATAGCTCTGGCTAGAAGGTTGGGATCTCACATACCGGGCTGCTGTCACAAAGTTGGTTGCTGAATTTTCTGAATCAGCACGGATATTTGACAAAGCACTGAGATCAAGATTCGGAAAAACAGAACTACGGCATCTAGGGCATTTCACGTTTAGGCGAAGCCATTCATCAATGCATGCAACATGGAAGTTGTGAGCACAAGGCAGACCACGAACCTGCACAAAGGTTTTGTAATAAGAAAAGTGGTAGAAGAGCCTGAATAAAGGACAGCACCAACATAACTTGTGTGATAGTTGTTGTGTTGGCTTCTATAAACCAACCTCCTCCAACAACACAAGAAAAAGGGGGAAATAGAAAAAAGGATAACAAACTGCGAAATGGGCACAATGTCCAAATCCTGGTTCACTGGAATTAGCATGCATTTATCTCCCCAACTATCTTTCAATAAGTTAAGCGTCTTCAAGGGACACCAAAATATACAAACATCCTCTTGCTAAGCTACAGAAACCTGAGGATCATAAATAGCAACTACAGCCTAAACAACGACACCAGGCCAAGTCTTTCTCGTCTTCTTTTAACCATCTTTCTCAAAATTTAAGCTTTTAGTTTCTCTCCAATTGGATGGGGATAGGGACCATTGCATGACAATAAATATTTCCACTGGTTGGAGCAGGCACCTTTAGACTATTATTGCTCCAGTACTCCCATAGTATTGCCCAACAAGGACATTGGAAATTAATCCAACTTGCATATAGAATACTGGCCATAAGAGAAATACAGAATCGTTTGCTTGATGATGTTCACAATTTATTTAGGTGGAAGCCGGTATATAATAGTGTAGATTTGTATTATTCAAGTAAAGTTGAGAGTGGCATACAAAATGTTATTACGAAGAATGAGTCAACATTTGAGAGCATCATACAAGAAACGAAAGTCAGAAAAATTCTTTAATAATAAGGAGATTTAAAGTTTACAAAAAAACAGATACCTCATTTCCCACATGAAACTCTTCCAAACAGATTGGGCACTCACTGCAGTCAGTTGGAACAGCCTTCATCCTGAACATTGGAAGTTCTTGAATGAGTGCCTCCACTGCTTCTCTCTATGTGCCAAAAAGAAAATTCACTAGTTAagatgagagaaaattttctagTCCACCAGGTGTAGCAAGGAATTCATATTGAGGACTGCGTTGAGCTGCTGACGATAAGTTTTTCAGTCATTACCTGAGCTTGGCTCAAATAAAGTCCTGGATGGTATGAAGCAGCATCTTGGCCCATCCCTCTCATCTCCTGGCCAGCAGCTTCGAATGCCCAATCTGGCACTCTGATCATGTCAACTAACACCTGTAATAAGGAAAATCCTAAACTTGTGGAGTAAAACCAGAATAGCTTACCATGCAAACCAAATTATCACCATACACACAGGACTCTAAAAACTAGAAGTCATAGAGTATTTTCAACTAGTGGTCCAAGAAACACATTGACCATTGTGATTATTCATTTATAATCGTTCGACATTCACTTCTGATGACATAGAGCAGATTAGTTGAACCAAATTATCACGGAGATCACCAAGAGGGAAAGTGTTTACACAACTCTTACCACTGGAAACACCACAGAGACTCCCACCACAAATATCGACACAATCTCTCTATGCTGTAAAGAATACAACAAGTCGGCTACCAAGTTAACTTGTAGTAGACTATCCATAAAGCTTACAGAAATTGAACTCCTTTCCTTAATCTACATGACATAAAAAATGCATACCATTACATTCTACTTTTTTCCATCTTTTTTTAGGGGGTGCCGATTGGAGGTTTAGGAAACTCAAATACCTAGTCTTAAATCACAAGAGGTACCCACACAGCTCCACTATTAGTCAGGCTACAGGTGAACTTGGATGACCTTGACCAGCGCAGTATAAGTGGACAATATtaaccttatcaaaaaaaaaggaGATGTGCATGCAAACCTGTGTATATACACAGcataaaacacacacacactctcatatataatatatatatatatatatatatatatatatatatatatatatatatgtgtgtgtgtgtgtgtgtatacacACGCACTCATTCATGCCAAGGCAGCTGACGTATCACAATAACCATATTAGTatagatacaacaacaataacccagtggTGTCCCacacgtggggtctggggaggatagtgtgtagaAACAAGCATTACCAACACCAAGTGCAAATTTTTAGTATAGATAAACAAAAAAGGCAGAAACGAGCTACGAGAATCTACTTCACCTTACGATATCTTTCTTTCATATGCACTTATAGCTGCGTCTTTTTAAGTGAATCAATTTCAGGCGCACAGTAATGTTTCTTTATCCAAAACCTAAAAAAGAGCAACTACGAGCAGTAGCATCACGTCTCACGTCTGGGTTGGGAGATTTTTGAGATGGTTCTTACTACATAGGCCCATGCAGGGTATTATGAAAAATGAACTATTCACATTAGTGCTCCATTATTACTAATGTGAGTTGTATGGAGGAAGAAAAATAAGAGAGCTTCTGAAGGAAGAGTATGATTTGTACATTTGTGGAGTAGCCTCTTATTGTTAATACCCTTTTGATGCACAGATGAGACTGCTGTTTATATAAAAGATGGGATATCATTTAAAGAGAACCATATCTTTTTGTAGACACTCTACCTTTTGATATACTATTTCTTTTATACTGACTTTCCTATCAGTAAAGAAATTAGACTTTACTTGATCAATAGAAACCTACAAAGAGCAACTTTCTAACTAGCAAAAAGCAGAACTAACTGTAACATGGAGACTGAAGTGATAGCAAAGATACCATCAATTTAATGCTTTTATACAACAAATGGAAACAAAATCGACGGGCAAAGGAAATATATAACAGGAACAACCTAATTCAAACATGCCATATGTGAAAGTTAAAATACACTAAATCAAGTATGTTTTGGGTTCTAATGCTTACCCCAAATTCGGAGATAGGAATCCCTTGTTGTGCGCGTAATAAATGGGCTTGTCTTCTAGCTAACCACTGCAGTaagaaattgaaaaattaattaaagaagtAATGCTGACGCCAATGGAATACTAGCATAATTGTCAATTTGCAATTTATCAGATTACAGAAATCTATTAGTTCAAATAGAGACAAGGTAACGCCAATAAAACACCAGGATTTGGAATATTCTCCCACCCTCCAAAATAGACAAGAAAAGATCACATGGGCAAGAATAGAATCAGGAGACTGAGATTATTTTCTCGGTTCGTTACAGGTAGGTATCCTTCTTTTAATTCCTCTATTCTCGGATttcgttttcttttctttttttcttttttttagaggGGAAAGGAGGGTAAGCGGGAAATGAAGCTGTCCGAATTGAATTAGGCAGCAAGTAGTTATTCTTGGAAAAGTTTAGAAGATTACCTTCCCTGTCGATATGCAAGCTATGCACAGGAGTCCACAGTAGCTGAATAGCAACCAAATTAGGAAACCCCACTTTTGGCCTTCTTCTGGAAGCTGAAAGAGTTTCCACATAATATCAATTGTAGGCTTTTAAACAGAAAAGTGGAAACTGTAAAGAACAACCAGAACTTACGCAGTTTCTTGCACTAGTGAACCATAAAGTCCCAATGATGGTCCAAGCCCAAAGAAAGGGATAGAGAAGCAGGGCAAGAATAGAAAGAACAGCTATTCTTCCACAGAAACGACCATATCTTTGCTGCCAACCAAAATCCCTAAAATGCAATAACATCTAAACTTCAGTCTGGTCATCTAAGAGCACAATCCATGTAAAATGAAGAAATGACCATACGATCCAAATAACCACTCAAAAAAAGATGTCATCAAAAGTTATTAACTAATCCAATCTGTACATTGCTCGTGGCATTTACATTAAATAGTGAGGCAAGAGAACAGACTACAGAGTCAAGAAATGAACTTTCGACATacatttctttttttcaaaagaagAGAATTACACCGAATCAAGCAACAACATGGGTGATATTATGTCAGGTGCAGAAAAGGTTATATCGATATCAAGCTATGCAGCTAGCACAAAAACAACACTTCAGGAAATTGTTTTTCTTACAAATTAAAATgttaaaattgaaaggaaaaggaGGGCTTACAATCCCATTCCAGCAGCAAGGCCATTATCCACAAACATCAAGAGTCGAAACACAAACACTGTTGTGTAGTCAACCTGAATTGGGAAAGGGGTTAAattgaatccttctagaaatataaATACGAATTAATTGAAAACAAAGCattgatttatttctttttcaagaAAATTACCACGATCCAGATGTGCAATGGGTATATACAAAGATGATAGCGCTTCCAGTTGATAGCCACAATAATTCTGATAAACAAACAGTTAAAGAAACAACCGAACTACGCATACAACATGTCAATGCAAATGATTTATGGAAATAATAAACCACAAAAATAGAAAGACAAAAGCAACAAAAAGAAATAGTAGCAAAATTAGCCCCCATCATTGAAAGGATACATACTGGTAGCTAGCATTGACAAGAAGAACCCATCGTACCTACAACAATCAAAATTCAAACTcaaaagagttaaaaaaaaagtCTGATACTAATAAAAGATGAatcttaaattggaaaaaaagtAGCAGTAAAGATTAGAAGAGTGACCATTTAAAATCAACGCCTCTCATCGCCATTGAAGGCGTCAAACAACTTATAAAAACCCTAGGAGAAATCCAAGAGCTAGATTTTCATATCAACATGCAAAATTCTTGAAGTGTTGAATCTAAGCAACCAAATCGAATTTTTTGATTCCCTGATTCTGCTGTAAACCAAATAGCAACTAAGAATATTGTGCGGTATGTAAGAATGATGATATACGTTCAAAATACAGCTAAGGTATATTATAGATTGCTGTAgggatttgaagaaaaagaaaatgcgaGGATGCAGACAGAACTGGtgaactgaagaagaagaagaagaagaagaagaagcactactATTCTAATTAGGTGGCGTTTGGCAGGCTTTTCCCTTTGGTCCCGCGGAAGAATTTATcttacaccaaaaaaaaaaatatgtgcaCGTATTGTTTTCTCGAACCGtaaattttatgaaatttttcGTAAAGCattatcttttagtagtaattagtcatCTATAGATATTATTTGCTATATTACGAATTATAAATATCTTttttgtggttataagatgtatttgatgtatttaagctattgtatttatgaatacaatagcaaaaataggcgtgaatcagggaagttcaactaatcagttgttgtattcgagtgtattcgactgtattcatcgcgtgaaatatgggattacagctggacaaacTACTATATTCGACTGTATTTACGGCGTGAAACAGGagattacactatttttaaacgAAAAGTgtatcaattaacataatagactcctaatataactcaacaaactcaactataacacacaaaatttgtattttcggttataaaaaagattctcaactgaaaaataccccaaaaacatagaaatcttcagagaaatatataatacatctgaatacataaattatattaattaaaaaaatatatgaatacattcatggcatatagcgagacactgaatacaataaaatacatagaatacaatgGGATACAgtgaaaaaacaataaaaaaacaatgaatacaatgaaatacacgGAATACAGCAAGATACATTAAATTATAatggaaaaaaagacaatgaatacaatgaaatacatgaaaatacagcatgatacgttgaaaatacattgaaatatattaacagaaaatcaagttgctcagccccaaaacTCTGTCGTCTTTgctcaagaacaaaccctaatttccgccTTGTAGCCAAATAGTCCTTCCATCTTCAAAGATCTTGCAGAACACTAATTGAATCGGAACTTACAGAATATTAAATCGAAACTTAATTGGTTTCTTGTCTAGTTATCCGCATGGAATGAAATCCAGGCATCAATGAAAGATAAATATGTGATGAAGTCAAGAATTGTAAACTTGGTGAGGTTGGGTCTTCAGCGACAGAATACAGCGAGATAATCACTAACGATTTCGTGGATTTGCTTCGGCATGATTGGGTCTTCAGGTTAGGGTTTGTTGTTGCTATGCTGCTGGTCGCTAGATTTTTCAGTTGAGAAGGTGTCGTTAGAGGGAGGAGGAGAGCgaaaattttaatgggatgggggaagagaatgggatgtatcaaagtagagagagaaagaaaatagtgtaactgaatagtgtatttagtggcttagaactaggaggtaaccaaaattaaatattttgctataaatattaaaaggtatctatagaatataattttttaaaatggtatttatttaaaacaaataaggtgttaacctttgctataggaggtaaaaattcctaaattTTATTCTTATAATTAAGGTTGTTTATCGGGCAAATTAGgcagttatttactcttaacggtttagCTTATCGATTACCaacttttaaatatattaatccgctagccacccgataagatatcgggcgaattggtatcggtttagcggTTATCAGGTGCTTTATTAGCCTAATTCaatcaaaataaaatttagtCAAATAGGTGGTCGACGTACTAAGAGGGACGAAGCAGACGAGACACCATGATGGACAAATCATCTGTCTAGAATC belongs to Nicotiana tabacum cultivar K326 chromosome 6, ASM71507v2, whole genome shotgun sequence and includes:
- the LOC107826675 gene encoding E3 ubiquitin-protein ligase SIS3-like; its protein translation is MAMRGVDFKWYDGFFLSMLATSIIIVAINWKRYHLCIYPLHIWIVVDYTTVFVFRLLMFVDNGLAAGMGLDFGWQQRYGRFCGRIAVLSILALLLYPFLWAWTIIGTLWFTSARNCLPEEGQKWGFLIWLLFSYCGLLCIACISTGKWLARRQAHLLRAQQGIPISEFGVLVDMIRVPDWAFEAAGQEMRGMGQDAASYHPGLYLSQAQREAVEALIQELPMFRMKAVPTDCSECPICLEEFHVGNEVRGLPCAHNFHVACIDEWLRLNVKCPRCRSSVFPNLDLSALSNIRADSENSATNFVTAARYVRSQPSSQSYLLRLQGFLRPVRTEDAGSSSEVNAAAAQTRVENGALASGPDSHGNVERVEVLVEHSPRQL